The proteins below come from a single Poecilia reticulata strain Guanapo linkage group LG5, Guppy_female_1.0+MT, whole genome shotgun sequence genomic window:
- the LOC103464572 gene encoding green-sensitive opsin (The RefSeq protein has 2 substitutions compared to this genomic sequence), with the protein MENGTEGKNFYIPMNNRTGLVRSPFEYPQYYLADPWQFKLLAAYMFFLIITGFPINGLTLVVTAQNKKLRQPLNYILVNLAVAGLIMVIFGFTTTIYSSMVGYFAMGPLGCDMEGFFATVGGQVSLWSLVVLAIERYIVVCKPMGSFKFTATHSAIGCGFTWVMALSCAGPPLVGWSRYIPEGLQVSCGPDYYTLAPGFNNESYVMYLFSCHFCFPVFTIFFTYGSLVMTVKAAAAQQQDSASTQKAEREVTRMCVLMVVGFLLAWVPYASFAAWIFFNRGAAFSATAMAIPAFFSKSSALFNPIIYILMNKQFRNCMLATIGMGGMVEDETSVSTSKTEVSTAA; encoded by the exons ATGGAGAATGGCACAGAAGGCAAGAACTTCTACATCCCCATGAACAACAGGACGGGGCTGGTGAGGAGTCCTTTTGAGTATCCACAGTACTATTTGGCAGATCCATGGCAATTCAAATTATTAGCTGCGTACATGTTCTTCCTGATCATCACCGGCTTCCCAATCAACGGTCTGACACTGGTGGTCACAGCTCAGAACAAGAAGCTCCGGCAACCTCTCAACTATATTCTGGTGAACTTGGCGGTAGCAGGATTGATCATGGTCATCTTTGGATTCACGGCCACCATTTACTCTTCTATGGTGGGCTATTTTGCTATGGGACCCTTAGGCTGTGATATGGAAGGTTTCTTTGCTACGGTTGGAG GTCAAGTATCACTATGGTCTCTTGTGGTCTTAGCTATTGAGAGATACATAGTGGTCTGTAAACCAATGGGTAGTTTTAAATTTACTGCCACCCATTCTGCAATTGGCTGTGGATTTACCTGGGTGATGGCTCTCTCCTGTGCGGGTCCTCCTTTGGTGGGCTGGTCAAG ATATATTCCTGAGGGTCTTCAGGTATCCTGTGGACCTGACTATTACACCTTGGCCCCAGGTTTCAACAACGAATCCTACGTGATGTACTTGTTCTCCTGCCACTTCTGTCTCCCTGTCTTCACAATCTTCTTCACATATGGGAGTCTTGTGATGACAGTCAAAGCT GCCGCAGCCCAGCAGCAGGACTCAGCTTCCACTCAGAAAGCTGAGAGGGAAGTGACGCGTATGTGCGTCCTGATGGTTGTCGGCTTCCTTCTTGCCTGGGTCCCCTACGCTTCCTTTGCTGCGTGGATTTTCTTTAACAGAGGAGCTGCCTTCTCAGCTACAGCCATGGCCATTCCTGCCTTTTTCTCCAAGAGCTCAGCATTATTTAACCCAATTATCTACATTCTGATGAacaaacag TTCCGTAACTGCATGCTGGCAACAATTGGAATGGGTGGCATGGTTGAGGATGAGACCTCAGTGTCAACAAGCAAGACGGAAGTCTCCACTGCAGCTTAA